The Hydrogenobacter thermophilus TK-6 genome window below encodes:
- a CDS encoding YncE family protein, whose amino-acid sequence MSWNRRDLFKLGILGAVVGGIGKLATGTAQALPIIGGEPTFNDVYKQIGRYIFLVPGKFAGLVAAYDMSTGMCLAWANMSIWAGNRTPIVHHLAAFASPDPYKEFEFVVNTQGGKNLYIYGVATPVKDPDPGFNIWRIKYDGSKMVLLEEVDKTTGLGLGVHVTAAPDNKHFAVADGQKDIFAVFEKGEGTAPSKVKTAVFFDWEPNSKELSRAWLDGGTLIIKKLHPPYDYTGTKGNKLDWELVPGGELFAEQGKVTGARVRNACALDSLTWNPTKPYAAAALRTIGCAVIFDTRTWEPVACLVGSDKFAKHGYKLPIKKVSADEWEVKFPFVPTPAHQAGFHPSGNYFVLMNNIRENSMPVFDCSSSDPGKWTKIASVGDPSWRGAYPNPFHMVFTPDGKKLFVTLWWPAPTPNGLAAVDTDTWKIEKTITIGPDIHTLAITYDGKHLLGVFSGYQKTHSGMYVLRVKDYKLLGYLPSPLGHHDCVIVPRTTKDLYVSRCTTT is encoded by the coding sequence ATGAGTTGGAATAGGAGAGATTTATTTAAGTTAGGTATACTTGGTGCTGTGGTTGGAGGTATAGGTAAGTTAGCGACTGGTACAGCTCAAGCGTTGCCTATTATTGGTGGAGAGCCAACATTCAACGATGTATATAAACAGATAGGCAGATACATATTTCTAGTACCTGGTAAGTTCGCGGGTTTAGTGGCAGCTTATGATATGTCAACCGGTATGTGTTTAGCTTGGGCAAATATGAGTATATGGGCAGGGAACAGAACGCCTATTGTGCATCACTTAGCTGCATTTGCGTCACCAGACCCATATAAAGAGTTTGAGTTCGTTGTTAATACTCAGGGAGGTAAAAACCTATACATATACGGTGTGGCGACACCTGTTAAGGACCCGGACCCAGGTTTTAACATATGGAGGATAAAGTACGATGGTAGTAAAATGGTCCTTTTGGAGGAAGTAGATAAGACTACAGGTTTAGGGTTGGGTGTCCACGTTACTGCTGCACCTGACAACAAGCACTTCGCTGTAGCGGATGGACAAAAGGACATATTCGCAGTTTTTGAAAAGGGTGAAGGTACAGCACCTTCCAAGGTAAAGACTGCAGTTTTCTTTGACTGGGAGCCAAATAGCAAGGAACTTTCCAGAGCTTGGCTGGATGGGGGCACTTTAATCATAAAGAAGCTTCACCCTCCGTATGACTATACGGGAACAAAAGGTAATAAATTGGACTGGGAGCTCGTTCCCGGAGGAGAGCTATTCGCGGAGCAAGGTAAAGTAACCGGTGCAAGGGTAAGGAATGCATGCGCTTTAGACTCTCTAACTTGGAATCCTACAAAACCTTACGCCGCCGCTGCACTGAGGACTATAGGCTGTGCTGTTATATTTGACACTAGAACATGGGAGCCAGTAGCTTGCTTGGTAGGTTCTGATAAGTTTGCAAAGCATGGTTACAAGCTACCAATTAAAAAGGTATCTGCAGACGAGTGGGAAGTTAAGTTTCCTTTTGTACCTACACCGGCACATCAAGCGGGCTTCCATCCCAGCGGAAATTACTTTGTGCTTATGAATAACATAAGAGAAAACTCAATGCCTGTGTTTGATTGCTCTTCAAGTGACCCTGGTAAGTGGACAAAGATTGCTTCAGTTGGAGATCCTTCTTGGCGTGGTGCTTATCCAAATCCTTTCCATATGGTATTTACTCCGGACGGTAAAAAGCTGTTCGTTACCCTGTGGTGGCCTGCTCCAACACCCAATGGACTAGCTGCAGTAGATACAGACACATGGAAGATAGAAAAAACCATAACTATAGGGCCAGACATACATACATTGGCTATTACTTATGATGGAAAACATCTTTTAGGTGTATTTAGCGGGTATCAGAAAACCCACAGTGGCATGTATGTGCTAAGGGTGAAAGATTACAAACTTCTTGGCTATCTACCTAGCCCATTGGGGCATCACGACTGTGTGATAGTACCGAGAACCACTAAAGACCTTTACGTAAGTAGGTGTACAACTACATAA
- a CDS encoding sensor histidine kinase, whose product MRKPITVLLFIIFITTIPFMFPRNFVYKNIFLHAFIEILSGVLSILFGSFIAIHYKKYAKLWLLDVISVPFIALGISEILHAFTTNVQFFIWTRVLGNSLNILLIFLYMIAYKFLNATLIQKLPIKLSVILISVISLATSPIFLPHPLETYVEDIDIIRNGVGFSIYTKIINTFNGVIYYAISLFLIQDYLRNREYLYTPFIISFFLFASSCFLFPESKLWNLQWWYWHIIRLLAHIIILIFAFRFYNLIVDKVIEQKTMLIEIQEKLLNMHKYGITESLNALYSHNIKNKLSILKNHIEILKNFYIFDKEALELVNLMEIELDKIHKTLIDSRPKINNTYENLYDLISNIVKELTIITIDKAIHLNWFIDKQLDKVIVPKFLIETALWNIIINSLEALANTEKPDRIIKLSGEISGQTKEAIIIVEDNAEGLPTTIKEEIFKPFQTSKPGGWGLGLSFAKFAATVLGGSLDIIGEEGKGTRVILKLPT is encoded by the coding sequence ATGAGAAAGCCAATAACTGTTCTATTGTTTATTATATTTATTACCACAATTCCGTTTATGTTTCCTAGGAATTTTGTATATAAAAATATTTTCTTACATGCATTTATTGAAATACTATCTGGAGTTTTAAGTATACTATTCGGTTCTTTTATAGCAATACATTACAAAAAATATGCCAAATTATGGCTTTTAGATGTTATCAGTGTACCTTTCATAGCGTTAGGAATTTCTGAAATTCTACATGCTTTTACTACTAATGTGCAATTTTTCATATGGACTAGAGTTTTAGGAAACTCCTTAAATATTTTGCTAATCTTTTTATATATGATTGCTTATAAATTTCTAAATGCAACTCTAATTCAAAAGCTTCCAATTAAGCTTTCAGTGATACTGATTTCTGTAATTTCTTTGGCAACTAGCCCCATATTTTTACCGCACCCTTTAGAAACTTATGTTGAGGACATAGATATAATAAGAAACGGTGTAGGTTTTTCTATATATACCAAAATCATAAATACTTTCAACGGAGTAATATATTATGCAATATCACTGTTCCTAATTCAAGATTATCTAAGAAACAGAGAATACTTATATACCCCCTTCATTATAAGTTTTTTTCTTTTTGCAAGTAGCTGCTTTCTTTTCCCTGAATCTAAGCTATGGAATTTGCAGTGGTGGTATTGGCACATTATAAGGTTGTTAGCTCACATAATAATATTAATATTTGCGTTTAGATTTTATAATCTGATCGTGGATAAAGTGATTGAACAGAAGACTATGTTAATAGAAATACAAGAAAAACTTTTGAACATGCATAAATACGGTATAACTGAAAGTTTAAATGCACTATATTCACATAATATAAAAAATAAATTAAGCATACTAAAAAACCACATAGAGATACTGAAAAACTTCTATATTTTTGATAAGGAAGCACTCGAATTAGTAAATTTGATGGAAATAGAATTAGATAAAATTCATAAAACGTTAATCGATAGTAGACCGAAAATTAATAACACATACGAGAATTTATATGATCTAATAAGTAATATAGTTAAAGAATTAACAATAATTACGATAGATAAAGCTATTCACTTAAATTGGTTTATAGATAAGCAACTAGATAAGGTGATAGTTCCTAAGTTTTTAATAGAAACTGCTTTGTGGAATATAATTATAAACAGTTTAGAAGCATTAGCTAATACGGAAAAACCGGATAGAATTATTAAGCTATCCGGAGAGATTTCAGGACAAACTAAAGAAGCTATTATTATAGTGGAAGATAATGCAGAAGGCTTACCAACCACAATTAAGGAAGAGATTTTCAAGCCTTTCCAAACGTCAAAACCTGGAGGATGGGGCCTGGGCCTAAGTTTTGCTAAATTTGCGGCTACTGTATTAGGAGGAAGTCTAGATATTATAGGAGAAGAAGGTAAAGGAACGAGGGTTATACTTAAATTACCGACCTAG
- a CDS encoding ABC transporter ATP-binding protein produces MANVIVELKNVSKSYTGSELIPVLKSVYLTVELGKIYIILGPSGSGKTTLLNIIGLLDKPSEGEVFFEGERVDTLSEDELAVKRAGKISYIFQDIRLIPTLSAIDNILLPTYFVKYKIDFSFLEYLLNSLNLNNKVKMYPSQLSGGQAQRVAIIRALITKPMLLLADEPTANLDTKNKDIVKEILYNYSRENNASVVLATHDQSVVDIGDYVLCISDGVLKRNQDCLRC; encoded by the coding sequence ATGGCTAATGTTATAGTCGAGCTTAAAAATGTATCAAAATCCTATACTGGTAGTGAACTTATTCCGGTTCTAAAAAGTGTTTATCTCACTGTGGAGTTGGGGAAAATTTATATAATCTTAGGTCCGAGTGGTTCTGGTAAAACGACGCTTCTAAACATAATAGGCTTGCTGGATAAACCGTCAGAGGGTGAGGTGTTTTTCGAAGGAGAACGTGTGGATACCTTATCGGAAGATGAATTAGCTGTGAAAAGAGCTGGTAAGATAAGCTATATTTTCCAAGATATTAGATTAATTCCCACACTATCTGCTATAGACAATATCCTACTGCCTACATATTTCGTAAAATATAAGATTGATTTCTCTTTTTTAGAGTATCTTTTAAATTCTCTCAATTTAAACAATAAAGTTAAGATGTATCCATCGCAACTTAGTGGGGGACAAGCTCAAAGAGTTGCAATAATAAGAGCTCTTATTACAAAACCAATGCTACTTCTAGCGGATGAACCCACAGCAAATCTGGACACCAAAAATAAGGACATAGTGAAGGAGATTCTGTATAATTACTCAAGAGAGAATAACGCTTCCGTGGTACTTGCTACACACGATCAGAGTGTTGTTGATATAGGGGACTATGTTTTATGCATTTCAGATGGTGTTTTAAAAAGAAACCAGGATTGTTTGAGGTGTTGA
- a CDS encoding ABC transporter permease, producing the protein MRIVRLSLLFIAKNYKVNIPFMLILTFALSVFLVSVIFKEVSIKSVISVLDRSGHMLVVVPTSAVEEIEKTGDVIFTNSFIPEDSLSAIASIYDKAIEAGWRRKGGFVSQPGIGEGGKAKEVLQPPTWSPRLYQYAKVKGEKMVVAGVDFRKEYEVRLWWDLKDGMWPFDIADSYAALIGENVHEKMKLNVYDTITINNTPFKVYGILKRIGTEDDNMIFIPLKTAQNIFNKKGLVSMFAVRAMCDFCPVGDALIQINKSIAGISVLSQQDISKAQYYFREVIYKYLQYIGLTVILFTITMLYLLAGWYISRNAKDLALLKAFGAKFSDMLMFISINILLLTLLSSLLGYALSLAIVYSVCSISNIYFLYTLNLYHILLSNVVGLAISFISVFLRLLKFSKMSFIKLYNYGGTTYG; encoded by the coding sequence ATGAGAATAGTTAGGCTTTCTCTCCTGTTTATTGCGAAAAATTATAAAGTTAATATTCCGTTCATGCTTATTTTAACTTTCGCACTAAGTGTTTTCTTAGTATCTGTAATATTCAAAGAAGTATCTATAAAATCAGTAATATCGGTATTAGATAGGAGCGGTCATATGCTTGTGGTTGTGCCGACCTCCGCTGTGGAAGAAATAGAAAAAACTGGAGATGTTATATTTACAAACAGCTTTATACCAGAAGATAGCTTATCAGCAATAGCAAGTATATATGACAAAGCAATAGAGGCAGGTTGGAGAAGGAAAGGAGGATTCGTATCACAGCCGGGGATAGGTGAAGGGGGTAAAGCAAAAGAGGTGTTACAACCACCTACTTGGTCCCCGAGGCTCTATCAATATGCAAAAGTAAAAGGAGAAAAGATGGTGGTAGCTGGAGTAGATTTTAGAAAAGAGTATGAAGTAAGGTTATGGTGGGATTTGAAGGATGGTATGTGGCCGTTTGATATAGCGGATTCATATGCAGCTCTAATAGGTGAAAATGTACACGAAAAAATGAAGTTGAACGTTTATGATACTATTACAATAAACAACACACCCTTTAAAGTGTATGGGATTTTAAAAAGAATAGGCACTGAAGATGATAATATGATATTTATTCCCCTGAAAACTGCGCAAAATATTTTTAATAAAAAAGGATTAGTTTCAATGTTTGCGGTTAGAGCTATGTGTGATTTTTGTCCAGTAGGTGATGCACTTATTCAGATAAACAAAAGCATAGCGGGCATAAGTGTGCTATCGCAACAAGATATTTCTAAAGCACAATATTATTTTAGGGAAGTTATATACAAATATTTGCAATACATAGGCTTAACTGTAATACTTTTTACTATAACTATGCTGTACTTACTTGCTGGTTGGTATATATCAAGAAATGCAAAAGATTTAGCTCTGCTTAAAGCGTTTGGAGCTAAATTTTCCGATATGCTAATGTTTATCAGTATAAACATATTATTGCTAACTTTATTAAGTAGTTTACTTGGCTATGCTTTAAGCCTTGCAATAGTCTATTCAGTGTGCAGTATTTCTAATATATATTTCCTATACACATTAAATTTATATCACATTCTTCTATCCAACGTAGTAGGTTTAGCTATAAGTTTTATAAGTGTGTTTCTACGTTTGCTGAAGTTTTCTAAAATGAGTTTCATAAAGCTATACAACTATGGAGGAACTACCTATGGGTAA
- a CDS encoding ABC transporter permease — MRLSVFGIAVENIKARKLRYAIIMIGISIVTGILVLTFILGIGAIYSLQKGLSRLGADLLVVPKESLVNLKSALITGEPSSFYLDDTLVTRIRELPGVKRVSAQVFLVSATGECCILGNSFLIGFNPQDDFTVLPWVRDKLSEKFPEDGAIVGHDTPWKLGETIFFYNVPLRVWGKLERTGIGIYDNAIFFHINKAYEMSDKSQTGPVPLKPMRGKVSAILIQLEPGAKIPFVVFSIFKLDPNVKVVTTGNIITEARQILTGVIYGIFAIVLALIVSNMLNINTVFSAIVNERLREIGILRAIGATKFDVFKLILYESIITCLLGGILGVLMGLIMLRIFQRSWIFYLKLVNIPFTLPPIWIILLIFIAILLITFVISLFGAYLPARRASEVLPYDAIREVA; from the coding sequence ATGAGATTATCAGTTTTTGGTATAGCCGTTGAAAACATAAAAGCTCGTAAACTGAGATACGCGATCATTATGATAGGCATTTCCATAGTGACGGGTATATTAGTGCTTACTTTCATACTTGGTATAGGTGCTATATATAGTTTGCAGAAAGGATTATCCCGTTTGGGTGCGGACCTTTTGGTCGTACCAAAGGAATCGCTGGTGAATCTAAAATCCGCTCTCATCACCGGAGAGCCGTCATCTTTTTACCTTGATGATACTTTAGTTACGAGGATTCGCGAGTTACCAGGAGTAAAGAGAGTAAGTGCACAGGTATTTCTTGTTAGTGCGACTGGGGAGTGCTGTATTCTTGGAAATTCCTTTCTAATAGGATTTAATCCTCAGGATGATTTTACTGTACTACCATGGGTTAGAGATAAGTTAAGCGAAAAATTCCCGGAAGATGGTGCTATAGTTGGCCATGACACTCCGTGGAAATTAGGTGAGACCATCTTCTTTTACAATGTACCCCTTAGGGTTTGGGGAAAACTTGAACGTACAGGAATTGGTATATACGATAATGCTATATTCTTTCACATAAACAAAGCGTATGAAATGTCGGATAAATCCCAGACAGGTCCTGTTCCACTTAAACCGATGAGGGGGAAAGTATCAGCCATACTTATACAGCTGGAACCAGGGGCAAAAATACCATTCGTGGTATTTTCTATTTTTAAGCTTGATCCTAACGTAAAAGTTGTTACAACCGGCAACATTATTACAGAAGCAAGACAGATACTAACAGGAGTTATATATGGTATTTTTGCTATTGTGCTTGCCTTAATAGTATCAAACATGTTAAATATCAATACGGTTTTTTCCGCAATAGTAAATGAACGGCTTAGAGAAATAGGCATACTAAGAGCCATAGGAGCTACAAAGTTTGATGTTTTTAAACTCATACTTTACGAATCTATTATAACTTGCTTATTAGGGGGAATTCTGGGTGTTCTTATGGGATTGATAATGCTTAGGATATTTCAAAGAAGCTGGATATTTTACTTGAAGTTGGTAAATATACCCTTTACTTTACCTCCAATATGGATAATCCTTTTGATATTTATAGCCATCCTACTTATAACCTTTGTAATAAGCTTATTCGGCGCATATTTACCTGCAAGAAGAGCTTCGGAAGTTCTTCCTTATGATGCTATTCGGGAGGTAGCATGA
- a CDS encoding FixH family protein yields the protein MCRFKVLFIFLFGILALSSTSTAEYIAKSISEYKVYTGRLVFASKPKVGKNSALLYIFYTKSNNPINKKLNLEVVPWMTEHEHGSTEIPKVSLGMKAGEYKITSLTFTMPGKWQIYVKVKDNNFEDTLVFDVNVAK from the coding sequence ATGTGTCGTTTTAAGGTTTTATTCATATTTCTATTTGGAATTTTAGCATTATCAAGCACATCAACAGCTGAATATATAGCTAAATCTATATCAGAATATAAGGTTTATACAGGCAGGTTAGTTTTTGCCTCCAAGCCAAAAGTTGGAAAGAATTCAGCTCTTTTATATATCTTCTACACCAAAAGCAATAATCCTATTAATAAAAAGCTCAATCTTGAGGTAGTGCCTTGGATGACTGAGCATGAACATGGTTCTACTGAAATACCAAAGGTAAGTTTAGGAATGAAAGCGGGTGAATATAAGATAACATCTTTAACATTTACTATGCCAGGCAAGTGGCAAATTTATGTAAAAGTAAAAGATAATAATTTTGAAGATACTTTGGTATTTGATGTAAATGTGGCAAAATGA
- a CDS encoding ABC transporter ATP-binding protein, with protein sequence MCFIEVKDLTKIYKLGNRNIEALRGVNLCIKKGEFVKILGYSGSGKSTLISIIGGLLAPTSGKVFIEGIDIWSLSDKELSKLRNEKIGFIFQNMSLLPSLKVIDNVISPAIFASKNSKIDIYERAKEILSLVGLESRIHSYPSELSGGEQRRVSIARALINDPDIILADEPTGELDIKTERDIIELFKYLNRDLDKTIIVVTHSLRWLSVEGITLIMKDGLIYDKVEDPEKFLLEGVKHENS encoded by the coding sequence ATGTGCTTTATAGAAGTTAAGGACCTTACAAAGATATATAAGTTAGGAAATAGAAACATAGAAGCCTTAAGGGGTGTGAACTTATGTATAAAAAAAGGAGAATTTGTAAAAATACTAGGATACTCAGGCTCCGGAAAAAGTACGCTCATAAGCATAATAGGAGGTTTGTTAGCTCCAACTAGCGGTAAAGTTTTTATAGAAGGTATAGATATATGGAGCCTATCAGATAAGGAACTTTCCAAGCTAAGGAACGAGAAAATTGGATTTATATTCCAGAACATGTCTTTGCTACCCTCTTTGAAGGTTATAGACAATGTTATCAGTCCAGCAATATTTGCATCTAAGAATTCCAAAATAGACATTTATGAAAGAGCTAAGGAAATACTAAGCCTGGTAGGTTTGGAAAGCAGGATTCACAGTTACCCAAGCGAGTTATCCGGTGGTGAGCAGAGGAGAGTTTCAATAGCAAGAGCTTTAATAAATGATCCGGATATTATCTTGGCAGATGAGCCAACGGGAGAGTTAGATATAAAGACAGAAAGAGATATCATTGAATTATTTAAGTATCTGAATAGAGATTTAGATAAAACTATTATAGTTGTTACTCACAGCTTAAGATGGTTAAGTGTAGAAGGTATAACTCTAATAATGAAAGATGGTTTGATTTATGATAAAGTAGAAGATCCAGAGAAGTTTCTATTGGAAGGAGTTAAACATGAGAATAGTTAG
- a CDS encoding RtcB family protein yields MGLKDNLLRLSDYVYVLSENTVKGQRVPVYFYLSDKLFEHLEEDAIRQAANAATLPGVEKAIYVMPDVHVGYGFPVGGVMGVNTDEGVISPGSIGYDINCGVRLIATHLSEERIKPIRQELMKEILSKVPAGVGSTGRLKLSKEQLKEVAIKGARWAVEHGFGLEEDLLHIESSGTLANADPDKVSNFAYERGSEELGTVGSGNHFVEVQTVDEIYDEQIAKRLGLGKGQITIMVHSGSRGFGHQVCVDYLKVAKDALEKYRIEIPDMQLACMPFKSKEGQDYFKAMNAAANYAFANRQILGFITADVIRRFLGISWEELGYRVIYDLAHNIGKIEKYTIDGKDKELLIHRKGATRAFPPYNPDVPPAYRDIGQPVLIPGDVGRYSFLLVGTHKSMEISFGSACHGAGRLMSRTKAKEYVKREGIEKVLEGLVVVARGKGTVMEEVPQAYKDVTEVVRVVHELGIAKLVARFKPLGTLKG; encoded by the coding sequence ATGGGCTTGAAAGATAACCTCCTTCGCCTTTCTGATTATGTTTATGTTCTGAGCGAAAACACTGTAAAGGGTCAACGCGTCCCCGTTTACTTTTACTTGAGTGATAAACTCTTTGAACATCTTGAAGAGGATGCCATAAGACAGGCTGCTAATGCGGCAACCCTCCCAGGTGTTGAAAAAGCTATATATGTTATGCCAGATGTTCATGTAGGTTATGGCTTTCCTGTAGGTGGTGTTATGGGAGTCAACACGGATGAAGGTGTTATAAGTCCGGGATCCATAGGCTACGATATTAATTGTGGCGTAAGGCTCATAGCTACTCATCTTTCTGAGGAGAGGATAAAACCTATCAGACAGGAGCTTATGAAAGAGATACTAAGTAAAGTGCCGGCAGGGGTTGGTTCAACAGGAAGGCTGAAGCTATCAAAAGAACAACTCAAAGAGGTTGCCATAAAAGGTGCAAGATGGGCTGTCGAGCACGGCTTTGGTCTTGAAGAAGACCTTCTGCACATAGAGAGCTCTGGCACGCTTGCTAATGCGGATCCTGATAAGGTTTCAAACTTTGCTTACGAGAGAGGTTCTGAGGAGCTTGGTACTGTTGGCTCTGGAAATCACTTTGTTGAGGTGCAAACTGTTGACGAGATATACGATGAGCAGATAGCTAAAAGGCTAGGACTTGGCAAGGGACAGATAACCATTATGGTACACTCAGGTTCAAGGGGGTTTGGACATCAGGTATGCGTTGATTATCTCAAGGTTGCCAAGGATGCTCTTGAGAAATATCGCATAGAAATACCGGATATGCAGCTCGCCTGCATGCCCTTCAAGTCAAAAGAGGGACAGGACTACTTTAAAGCTATGAATGCGGCGGCAAATTATGCTTTTGCCAACAGACAGATACTGGGCTTTATCACCGCAGATGTCATAAGAAGATTTTTAGGTATATCTTGGGAAGAGCTCGGTTACCGAGTCATATATGACCTTGCTCACAACATAGGAAAGATAGAAAAGTACACCATTGATGGTAAAGATAAGGAACTTTTGATCCATAGAAAAGGCGCAACAAGAGCCTTTCCACCATACAATCCAGATGTGCCCCCAGCATACAGAGACATAGGTCAGCCCGTTTTAATTCCCGGTGATGTAGGGAGATATTCCTTCCTTCTGGTAGGTACGCACAAGAGCATGGAAATAAGCTTTGGAAGCGCTTGTCACGGAGCTGGACGGCTCATGTCTCGTACGAAAGCCAAAGAGTATGTGAAGAGGGAGGGTATAGAGAAGGTACTTGAAGGTCTTGTGGTGGTAGCCAGAGGGAAAGGTACAGTAATGGAAGAAGTGCCCCAAGCATACAAAGATGTAACAGAAGTTGTGAGAGTTGTGCATGAGCTTGGTATAGCTAAGCTTGTGGCGAGGTTCAAACCACTGGGGACTTTGAAAGGTTGA
- a CDS encoding ABC transporter permease yields MGKVFSIAIKDILNRPTTLYVSLVILLIINLVSITIGVSLKVKESTINTLTKLGYTFSVYPKNFTPSNVEEIGFVKLKKINDTTIDYTKDAFIPRESVDKIYNLIKKYDNNALLLPRLYVRVNVLYKRIPLNLTLAGVDFNIERKARPFLGLIAGSLPANKENILIGAAVAKKISVNDNLVIMGKTFTVSGIYEYTGTIDDFLVFVDLHELQSLYNTYQLSLINVSSSKLDATPNLLNELISRIENTIPNVKIVVPKQLAELKIKFIDKIILITIVSCLVLIPLGIIFLYISVYFDIKAKERTINVLSIFWGYNRHIGTFLLIQYGMITLISMILALLTSYIGKILITKNILNMVIVRLEFSDLQLIIAVAVISILIIVLIVSLHYKAKKEVKFYG; encoded by the coding sequence ATGGGTAAGGTTTTTTCCATAGCTATTAAGGATATTCTAAACCGTCCTACAACTTTATATGTGTCTTTAGTGATACTTTTAATAATTAACCTTGTAAGTATTACTATAGGTGTATCTTTAAAAGTAAAGGAATCCACCATTAATACACTTACAAAATTAGGTTATACTTTCTCCGTATATCCTAAAAACTTTACACCAAGTAATGTAGAAGAGATAGGATTCGTGAAATTAAAAAAGATAAATGATACAACTATTGATTACACAAAAGATGCATTTATACCTAGGGAGAGCGTTGATAAGATATATAACTTAATAAAAAAGTATGACAATAACGCACTATTACTACCTAGGCTATATGTAAGGGTAAATGTTTTGTATAAAAGAATACCTTTAAACTTAACTCTAGCTGGTGTGGATTTTAATATAGAGAGAAAAGCAAGACCTTTTTTAGGACTTATCGCAGGAAGTTTGCCAGCTAATAAGGAAAATATTCTCATAGGTGCAGCAGTTGCAAAAAAAATCTCAGTAAATGATAACCTGGTTATTATGGGTAAAACATTCACGGTAAGCGGAATATATGAGTACACCGGCACAATTGATGATTTCCTTGTATTTGTTGATTTACATGAACTCCAATCCTTATATAACACATACCAGCTTTCGCTAATAAATGTGAGTAGCTCCAAACTTGATGCTACACCAAACCTATTGAACGAATTAATTTCGCGCATAGAAAACACGATCCCGAATGTTAAGATAGTAGTACCAAAACAACTGGCAGAGCTAAAAATCAAATTCATTGATAAGATAATACTCATAACAATAGTAAGTTGTTTAGTGCTAATACCTTTAGGGATAATATTCCTATATATTTCTGTTTACTTTGATATAAAGGCTAAGGAAAGAACTATAAATGTACTAAGTATATTCTGGGGTTATAACAGACACATTGGAACATTTTTACTTATTCAGTATGGTATGATAACCCTTATTTCCATGATACTGGCGCTTTTAACTAGCTATATAGGAAAAATTTTGATCACTAAAAATATACTAAACATGGTTATAGTACGGTTAGAGTTTTCAGATTTACAGTTAATTATAGCAGTTGCTGTAATATCCATCCTAATAATTGTACTTATCGTTTCGCTTCATTATAAAGCAAAAAAGGAGGTGAAGTTCTATGGCTAA
- a CDS encoding DUF2231 domain-containing protein has product MFIVMTLLVWLGLGCAHEVAANVSPYSYMVKYPWIVKIHPPIVHYAISVPIISLAFELYYILRKRSNNTLAIILHVLSILVITVAVLTGYVVHKAISAIPVYVEAMHILHIHQRIGFYILAMSYAWLFLIIIYALKPYKYLKIFSIILLILICCFVFYQSYLGGIMVYDYGLGVNIENQDWR; this is encoded by the coding sequence ATGTTTATTGTTATGACTTTGTTAGTATGGTTAGGGTTAGGTTGTGCACATGAGGTAGCAGCCAATGTCTCCCCTTATTCTTATATGGTGAAGTATCCTTGGATAGTTAAAATACATCCCCCTATAGTGCACTACGCGATCAGCGTACCTATTATAAGTTTGGCTTTTGAACTATATTACATATTAAGAAAAAGATCTAACAATACTTTAGCTATAATCTTGCATGTACTTAGTATATTAGTTATTACTGTGGCTGTTTTAACCGGTTATGTAGTACATAAAGCTATATCAGCTATACCAGTATATGTTGAAGCTATGCATATCCTCCATATACACCAAAGAATCGGTTTTTACATATTAGCTATGTCTTATGCATGGCTATTTCTTATTATCATATATGCACTCAAGCCATATAAATATCTAAAAATTTTTTCTATTATCCTATTAATACTTATTTGCTGTTTCGTGTTTTATCAAAGTTATTTAGGTGGTATTATGGTTTACGATTATGGTTTAGGAGTAAATATAGAAAATCAAGACTGGAGGTAA